One genomic region from Thalassotalea sp. PS06 encodes:
- a CDS encoding glycosyltransferase family 4 protein, with translation MAGLIIITNLYPSSWDPNRATFNKQQFQRLAKRLPLKILVPVAWPQWFKLSKAQKREGGEQVRYRPFFYTPKVAYPFFSVFMLYSLLFTSLGWIRRQRPDALFASWAYPEGVATAMLAKFLGCPFFIKVHGSDVNDFGKDKWRAKQIVWAANRAAKVFVVSNALRQKLIAMGVPEGNISLVYNGVDQEVFYPDVGDRKPSNQLLYVGNLKANKGVMELVKSYCQLIQSEPEAELVIAGQGAMEATMREYLQQHSASEKVRFLGSICHQQVAAEIRASRFVVLPSYAEGVPNILLEAMACGKPVVATNVGGIPEIVSEETSILVPAKTIEPLTQALQNAWQRNWSSPQIAEHAKQFDWSKNIQQVEEVIQKALNKDEDKSVVSI, from the coding sequence ATGGCAGGTCTGATTATCATCACCAATCTATATCCCTCTTCATGGGACCCAAACCGGGCAACGTTTAACAAACAACAATTCCAGCGCCTGGCAAAACGCTTACCGCTGAAAATTCTGGTCCCCGTCGCTTGGCCGCAATGGTTTAAATTATCAAAAGCGCAAAAACGAGAAGGGGGAGAGCAGGTCCGTTATCGCCCCTTCTTTTATACTCCGAAAGTGGCTTATCCGTTTTTCAGTGTTTTCATGCTGTATTCCCTACTTTTTACCTCGTTGGGCTGGATTCGGCGTCAGCGACCTGACGCTCTGTTTGCAAGTTGGGCCTATCCAGAAGGTGTTGCAACCGCAATGTTGGCAAAGTTTCTCGGTTGCCCGTTCTTCATCAAAGTCCATGGCAGCGATGTTAATGATTTTGGCAAAGATAAATGGCGTGCCAAACAAATTGTTTGGGCGGCTAATCGAGCCGCAAAAGTGTTTGTGGTTAGTAACGCATTACGGCAAAAATTGATAGCGATGGGCGTTCCTGAGGGCAATATTAGCCTAGTGTATAACGGCGTTGACCAGGAAGTGTTTTATCCGGATGTTGGCGATCGGAAACCATCGAATCAGCTTCTTTATGTTGGTAATTTGAAGGCCAATAAAGGAGTGATGGAACTTGTTAAAAGTTATTGCCAGTTAATTCAATCAGAACCAGAAGCCGAGTTGGTGATAGCCGGTCAAGGTGCAATGGAAGCGACGATGCGTGAATATCTGCAGCAGCATTCGGCATCTGAGAAGGTGCGCTTTCTCGGTTCTATTTGCCATCAGCAGGTAGCCGCCGAAATACGTGCATCGAGATTTGTGGTGTTACCCAGTTATGCCGAAGGGGTACCCAATATCTTGCTTGAAGCCATGGCCTGCGGAAAGCCTGTCGTGGCAACAAACGTCGGTGGAATTCCGGAAATTGTATCGGAAGAAACCAGTATTCTGGTACCGGCAAAAACCATCGAACCGTTAACTCAGGCTCTGCAAAACGCCTGGCAAAGAAACTGGTCCTCACCACAAATAGCCGAACATGCTAAACAATTTGACTGGAGTAAGAATATCCAGCAGGTGGAAGAGGTAATACAAAAGGCATTAAACAAGGACGAAGATAAATCGGTGGTATCGATATGA
- a CDS encoding polysaccharide deacetylase family protein, whose amino-acid sequence MSLKSRIIQRLFPNDKIYTKRKSGEKCLYLTFDDGPTPKVTPRVLDLLSRHETKATFFFIGKRMARNPDIVRAAMGAGHVVGNHSYNHKGFKYMPTQDQLDEIIQTNELMSQFEINPEQILFRPPHGRWRVSLLWQLIKRRIPVVLWSVDSQDYSQKGSEELRQRLLDMPVRDGDIILFHDDNDQCLELLETLIPVWKQRGFNFQPLS is encoded by the coding sequence ATGAGTTTAAAATCGCGCATCATTCAGCGTTTATTTCCTAATGACAAAATCTATACGAAGCGAAAATCAGGTGAAAAGTGTTTGTATCTGACGTTTGATGATGGCCCCACACCTAAGGTAACTCCCAGGGTACTGGACCTATTGTCTCGCCATGAAACCAAGGCAACGTTTTTCTTTATTGGTAAGCGCATGGCGCGCAATCCTGATATCGTGCGCGCGGCGATGGGGGCAGGGCATGTTGTAGGAAACCATTCTTATAATCATAAGGGTTTTAAATATATGCCAACCCAAGATCAGCTCGATGAAATTATTCAGACCAATGAGCTGATGAGCCAATTTGAAATTAACCCCGAACAAATATTATTCAGACCGCCTCATGGCCGCTGGCGGGTCAGTCTGTTATGGCAACTTATCAAGCGCAGAATACCCGTTGTTTTGTGGTCTGTAGACAGTCAGGATTATTCTCAGAAAGGGTCGGAGGAACTACGCCAGCGGTTACTGGATATGCCGGTCCGTGATGGCGATATTATTTTATTTCATGACGATAACGATCAATGTCTCGAATTGCTGGAAACCCTGATTCCCGTATGGAAGCAACGGGGATTCAATTTCCAACCTTTGAGCTGA
- a CDS encoding O-antigen ligase family protein — translation MEKSVGLYDKNNSHLGFFFLFLYTIALFIRPQEWSYNPDPTPFARYFLMLAFLCFLASQRPKQWGYQSWFLLGMLFVIPVSGLWNGWLGGGVFAAIDFFIYGLLPFFMYASLVNSPSKQNWIFFLFTLTCVIMLHHGFSQRANPQGIGWSGVSLIQDTRIRYVGIFNDPNDMSMFFLMNLPILFYLRSNSNNFIMRFFYLALVVGLLYGIYMANSRGALIGLIFMCLAYCFFQFGTVKAALISLITLPLTFVAMSLFREISTDEASAYGRIEAWYEGVQMFKSSPLFGVGMNQFIELHRRTAHNSYVLIFAELGVIGYTLWFATIVLTMLMLLKVINVDREKYKVKLENNKSLQKNLMLAKCYFYSMVGFMATSFFLSRSYIVFLYIFLGLSYAVYTQVREEIPEVRVTEDPKAVGKIILLAPLSMLIMYMIIIILL, via the coding sequence ATGGAAAAATCAGTAGGCCTATACGATAAGAACAATTCGCATCTTGGCTTTTTCTTCCTGTTCCTTTACACCATTGCGCTGTTTATTCGACCGCAGGAATGGTCGTATAACCCAGATCCAACACCATTTGCCCGCTACTTTTTAATGCTGGCGTTCCTGTGCTTTCTCGCTTCCCAACGTCCAAAGCAATGGGGTTACCAATCCTGGTTCTTACTTGGAATGTTATTTGTGATACCGGTCTCCGGGCTCTGGAATGGATGGCTTGGGGGTGGTGTCTTTGCTGCCATTGATTTCTTTATCTATGGATTATTGCCCTTTTTCATGTATGCCAGCCTGGTAAATTCGCCGTCCAAGCAAAATTGGATATTTTTCCTGTTTACCCTGACGTGCGTAATCATGCTGCACCACGGGTTCAGCCAGCGTGCCAATCCTCAGGGAATCGGCTGGTCTGGTGTAAGCCTGATACAGGACACCCGCATTCGTTACGTAGGGATTTTCAACGATCCCAACGATATGAGTATGTTCTTTCTCATGAACTTGCCAATACTCTTTTATCTGCGTTCTAACAGCAATAATTTCATTATGCGCTTCTTTTATCTGGCGTTGGTCGTAGGCCTCCTTTACGGCATATATATGGCCAACTCTCGGGGAGCACTGATCGGTTTAATATTTATGTGCCTGGCATACTGTTTCTTTCAGTTTGGCACCGTCAAAGCCGCATTAATTTCACTGATAACTCTGCCATTAACCTTTGTTGCCATGTCGTTATTTAGGGAAATAAGTACCGACGAAGCGTCAGCATATGGACGAATCGAAGCTTGGTATGAAGGGGTACAGATGTTTAAAAGCAGCCCTTTATTCGGGGTTGGTATGAACCAGTTCATTGAATTACACCGGCGGACTGCTCATAACTCGTATGTACTAATATTCGCCGAACTCGGGGTGATCGGATATACCTTGTGGTTTGCGACAATCGTATTGACCATGTTAATGCTGTTAAAAGTCATCAACGTCGATCGCGAAAAATATAAAGTTAAGCTGGAAAATAATAAAAGCTTGCAGAAAAACCTGATGCTGGCCAAGTGTTACTTTTATTCCATGGTCGGTTTCATGGCAACGTCATTTTTCTTAAGCCGAAGCTACATAGTATTTCTCTATATCTTCCTGGGTTTATCTTACGCCGTTTATACACAAGTCAGAGAAGAGATACCGGAAGTGCGGGTGACAGAAGATCCCAAAGCCGTTGGTAAAATCATTCTACTTGCCCCTCTAAGTATGCTGATCATGTACATGATCATTATCATCCTACTGTAA
- a CDS encoding GNAT family N-acetyltransferase, with the protein MIKQPHLSFFLDFTWLNTWWHTYAGENDHLYIVLLFEGDSLRAIAPFYIKDHTLRLIGTGEAEQEEVASEYLDIICSPQHFDVVGTALADVIMDCLFRHHQTSAPYCQKPTTQAKDIVLNNYLESSCLARFAKSMGRFFFHISRCVGTSYTCQLPASQDEFHQQLSPSFKKKLKRHQNQWRRANSGQWERYRYLSEFDQGFAHLSRLHQLRWQSQGKQGVFSEPRFVDFHQQFMRQALMNNWLELWVLFARGQAISAIYAITYNETCYFYQSGLDTDFKPNLSPGFLSHFLLIENCIERQIKYYDFMKGARENSYKQSFTNIKRDLFESRLVLKKASNLGFVMNNKLKQARDFLLWKNQ; encoded by the coding sequence ATGATCAAACAACCCCATTTAAGTTTTTTTCTAGATTTTACCTGGCTCAACACATGGTGGCATACGTACGCGGGTGAAAATGATCACTTGTATATTGTGCTTTTGTTTGAAGGCGATTCACTGCGTGCTATCGCACCGTTTTATATCAAAGACCATACCTTAAGATTAATTGGCACAGGGGAAGCTGAGCAGGAAGAGGTTGCCAGCGAATACCTGGATATCATTTGTTCCCCACAACATTTTGACGTCGTAGGCACAGCGTTAGCCGATGTGATCATGGATTGTCTGTTCCGTCACCATCAAACTTCAGCTCCTTATTGCCAGAAACCGACAACTCAAGCCAAAGATATCGTCCTCAACAATTATCTGGAAAGCAGTTGTCTGGCGCGTTTTGCGAAAAGCATGGGACGATTCTTTTTTCACATCAGCCGATGTGTTGGCACTTCTTATACCTGCCAGCTACCTGCAAGTCAGGATGAGTTTCATCAACAGCTATCACCATCATTCAAGAAAAAATTAAAACGTCATCAGAATCAATGGCGACGAGCTAATTCAGGACAATGGGAAAGATATCGTTATCTCAGTGAATTTGATCAAGGTTTTGCGCATCTTAGTCGCCTTCACCAGCTACGTTGGCAAAGCCAGGGCAAGCAAGGTGTCTTCAGTGAGCCCAGGTTTGTCGACTTTCATCAGCAATTTATGCGCCAGGCACTGATGAACAATTGGTTGGAACTGTGGGTGTTATTTGCCCGTGGCCAAGCAATATCGGCAATCTATGCTATAACCTATAATGAGACGTGTTACTTCTACCAAAGCGGTTTGGATACGGACTTTAAACCCAACCTATCGCCCGGATTTTTGTCTCATTTCCTGCTTATCGAAAACTGTATCGAACGTCAGATAAAGTACTACGACTTTATGAAAGGTGCGCGGGAAAATTCATATAAACAATCTTTTACGAATATTAAACGAGACTTATTCGAATCTCGTCTGGTGCTAAAAAAAGCCAGTAATCTGGGTTTTGTGATGAATAATAAATTAAAGCAAGCTAGGGACTTTTTGTTATGGAAAAATCAGTAG
- a CDS encoding glycosyltransferase family 4 protein produces the protein MRSKTNKLSVLHMVSSLLIGGAERFVLDLCQQQRSDGIKTQIFSFGRKDDPLVSECDALNLNVIFNRGHKFFALARIHRILRNVDVIHIHSPHVLKFIAPILPLIGQRKIIYTRHGAAPLENPSWQVLHKYCEKYIHTITFVSEESQQIFSTHHGWHNKRKWVIDNAVLLPEISGAKQVNPDRLSLGSVGRMIDIKNQINLLKALVKLSPEVREKISVHFFGDGPCLEQLKQFKDENLPEANIVFHGVINQRDQIYSTFDVLVVTSETEGLSLAIIEAMASQCAVIATDVGGNPRLVSHENTGWLFDYNDSNSLAKIIETCINDRKTVSEYANRSKAMIEENFSLKNCANKYKQLYLN, from the coding sequence ATGCGAAGTAAAACTAATAAGCTATCAGTATTGCACATGGTATCCAGCCTATTAATCGGTGGCGCCGAACGATTTGTACTGGACTTATGCCAGCAGCAGCGAAGCGACGGCATTAAAACCCAGATCTTTTCCTTTGGCCGCAAGGACGACCCTCTCGTCAGCGAATGTGACGCCTTGAATCTCAATGTGATATTTAATCGTGGCCACAAGTTTTTTGCGTTAGCGCGAATCCATCGCATCTTACGTAACGTTGACGTGATACACATCCATTCTCCACACGTTCTCAAGTTTATTGCGCCAATCCTGCCGTTAATTGGTCAACGTAAAATCATCTATACCAGACACGGGGCGGCACCACTTGAGAATCCAAGCTGGCAAGTACTCCATAAGTATTGCGAAAAATACATTCACACTATTACTTTTGTCAGTGAGGAAAGTCAGCAGATATTTAGTACTCATCATGGCTGGCACAACAAACGGAAATGGGTCATCGATAACGCGGTGCTGCTGCCAGAGATTTCTGGTGCGAAACAAGTAAATCCAGACAGATTGTCCCTGGGCTCGGTAGGACGGATGATAGATATCAAAAATCAAATCAATCTTCTCAAAGCGCTGGTCAAATTGTCCCCCGAGGTTCGTGAAAAAATCAGTGTCCATTTTTTTGGTGACGGTCCGTGCCTTGAGCAATTAAAGCAATTTAAGGATGAAAACCTGCCAGAAGCCAATATCGTATTCCATGGCGTTATCAATCAACGCGACCAGATATACTCGACTTTTGATGTATTGGTCGTGACCTCAGAAACCGAGGGCTTATCTCTTGCCATTATTGAGGCAATGGCCAGCCAATGCGCGGTTATTGCTACCGACGTTGGCGGTAACCCAAGGCTGGTATCGCACGAGAACACCGGCTGGTTGTTCGATTACAACGACAGTAATTCATTGGCTAAAATCATCGAAACCTGCATTAACGACAGAAAGACGGTTTCTGAATATGCAAATCGTAGTAAGGCGATGATTGAAGAAAACTTCTCTTTAAAAAATTGTGCCAATAAATACAAACAGCTTTATCTGAATTAA
- a CDS encoding glycosyltransferase family 4 protein, with amino-acid sequence MNILEIVQSLDKGGRTVRFVDTVLGLRRKGMTVFPFSLKSPDRALNVDDICVIPRHQGYNFSLVWQLVDIIRRNQIDVVHAHCEYTQFYAGLACKITRIPIVATMHRSDLSKYQPSLLNFCLRYIVDLFVAVSKDRQTKLIDQLSIPSGKTCVVHGGVEKTQRVEENQRLMVRNKLNIPADVFVLFSLGHLGEIKGHHHTIRALQYIDNKNVHLYIAGSGEEQEKQSLQQLVEQHQLQERVHFIGQTDIANEWMQACDIFIQPSLEEAFGLVFIEAGAFAKPVIATSVGGIKEIILNNQTGLLVEPGQPKELAAAIELLQGDQTIRNSFGDNGFNRVHQKFLLEHMINRYQLLFNDLVTSRDSLWSKLWSR; translated from the coding sequence ATGAATATATTGGAGATCGTTCAGTCCCTGGATAAAGGTGGTCGAACCGTGCGGTTCGTCGACACAGTTTTAGGGCTGCGTAGAAAAGGGATGACTGTCTTTCCTTTTTCTCTCAAATCACCAGACAGAGCGCTGAATGTCGATGACATTTGTGTTATTCCTCGTCATCAGGGGTATAACTTTTCTTTAGTCTGGCAACTCGTCGATATCATTCGCCGTAATCAAATCGATGTCGTTCATGCTCATTGCGAATATACCCAGTTTTACGCTGGACTTGCTTGTAAAATCACCCGGATCCCAATTGTTGCGACCATGCATCGTTCTGATCTGAGCAAATATCAGCCATCATTGCTGAACTTTTGTCTGCGTTACATTGTCGACCTGTTTGTCGCTGTTTCTAAAGATCGACAAACTAAACTGATTGACCAGCTTTCTATTCCTTCTGGTAAAACCTGCGTGGTCCATGGCGGGGTCGAAAAAACCCAGAGAGTAGAGGAAAATCAGCGCCTGATGGTGCGCAATAAACTGAATATTCCTGCCGATGTCTTTGTGTTGTTCAGTCTCGGTCACCTAGGGGAAATAAAGGGGCATCACCACACCATTCGCGCGCTTCAGTATATCGATAATAAAAATGTACACCTATATATTGCCGGCTCAGGCGAAGAGCAGGAAAAACAATCGCTACAGCAACTCGTCGAACAACATCAGCTGCAGGAGCGTGTGCATTTTATTGGCCAGACCGATATAGCCAATGAATGGATGCAAGCCTGCGATATTTTCATTCAGCCCTCGTTAGAGGAGGCTTTTGGCCTGGTCTTTATCGAAGCCGGCGCATTTGCCAAGCCAGTAATCGCTACCAGCGTTGGGGGCATTAAAGAGATTATCTTAAATAATCAAACCGGACTTTTGGTGGAACCCGGGCAGCCAAAAGAACTGGCCGCTGCGATTGAACTACTTCAGGGTGACCAAACGATTCGTAATTCATTTGGTGATAATGGCTTTAACAGAGTTCATCAAAAATTTTTGCTCGAGCACATGATTAATCGATATCAGCTATTATTTAATGATTTGGTTACCTCCAGAGATTCATTATGGAGCAAACTATGGTCACGATAA
- a CDS encoding glycosyltransferase: MVTIIISPRDRYSGVLECIRLVYEHTPMPFKVIVLDLGYPKQLRAQIEELLIPHDNATIISLGLMTPMRAIARIRGRIDTKFTMLLDNDSQTTPGWLPPLLEVAEDDDVAVVNPLTLEKEGVDAGAMLRTHLYTNEIRSIDVSGVKYLIESKSYRRSLPEALPKEIRASDMFELHGVLFRTDILKTLEIPDMVIREHIDIGLQLHRMGKKVLSQPNSVVIFDNLGTRMALSDMRYFFHRWSKKLCWHSAREFERRWGLNFYSEDAMYLWVFRRRVFLICRWLYLPIPVANKLTGAAARLYNLFNPVWEPLEDPISKSERYLP; this comes from the coding sequence ATGGTCACGATAATTATTTCACCCCGGGATCGGTATTCAGGCGTACTTGAATGTATTCGCCTGGTTTATGAACACACACCAATGCCGTTCAAGGTTATAGTCCTGGATCTTGGTTATCCCAAACAGTTACGGGCGCAAATAGAAGAGCTACTGATTCCTCACGATAATGCCACCATTATCTCTTTGGGTCTGATGACACCTATGCGGGCAATTGCCAGAATTCGCGGTCGAATTGATACCAAATTTACCATGCTATTGGATAATGATTCCCAGACAACACCCGGCTGGTTGCCGCCGTTACTTGAGGTTGCTGAGGATGATGACGTTGCAGTTGTTAACCCGTTAACGTTAGAGAAAGAAGGCGTCGATGCCGGTGCTATGTTGCGGACCCATTTGTATACCAATGAAATTCGCAGCATCGATGTTTCCGGCGTTAAGTACCTCATTGAATCAAAGAGCTATCGTCGGAGTTTACCTGAGGCATTGCCCAAAGAAATTCGTGCATCCGATATGTTTGAATTGCATGGCGTACTATTTCGCACTGATATACTGAAAACTCTGGAAATTCCAGATATGGTTATCCGAGAGCACATCGATATTGGTCTGCAATTGCACCGCATGGGTAAGAAAGTATTATCTCAGCCTAATTCTGTGGTTATCTTCGATAATCTGGGTACACGGATGGCACTAAGTGATATGCGTTATTTTTTCCATCGTTGGTCGAAAAAATTGTGTTGGCATTCAGCACGGGAATTTGAGCGCCGATGGGGGCTTAACTTTTATTCAGAAGATGCCATGTATTTATGGGTATTCAGACGGCGGGTATTTTTAATCTGTCGATGGCTGTATTTGCCTATTCCGGTTGCTAATAAACTAACCGGCGCAGCGGCAAGATTGTATAACCTGTTCAATCCGGTTTGGGAACCGCTCGAGGATCCTATCAGCAAGTCTGAGCGATATTTACCTTAG
- a CDS encoding glycosyltransferase family 2 protein: MQVSVVIPFFKDYQYFPEALESVRRQSHQAAEIIVVNDGKDAESEKYLSQFDDIIVIHLLKNQGSAAARNAGISAAVGPWIAFLDADDVWMENKLAMQVKFLTDNPHFDGCHTGVCTFNHQGIQNTYLNKPGSLNVADMLIDTHILPSAFMIRRQALLDINLFDVNFRCKQDQELTLRLAVAGYQVGFINQCLIKLRRMDHGNTTSSGHKIIAGAWLMLRKHWNLYRQYPGSLSRFVYYSLMTAGGKMQGLQRKSCFILGKTMTWVFPALRSATNS; the protein is encoded by the coding sequence ATGCAGGTCAGCGTGGTCATTCCTTTTTTCAAGGATTATCAATATTTTCCAGAAGCTTTAGAGTCAGTCCGGCGGCAAAGTCACCAGGCGGCAGAAATTATTGTTGTAAATGATGGTAAGGACGCTGAGTCGGAAAAGTATCTAAGTCAATTTGACGATATTATCGTGATCCACTTACTCAAAAATCAGGGTTCGGCCGCGGCTCGAAATGCTGGCATTAGCGCGGCGGTTGGTCCCTGGATTGCCTTTCTCGATGCCGATGATGTTTGGATGGAAAATAAACTGGCGATGCAGGTTAAGTTTCTTACCGATAATCCTCATTTCGATGGTTGTCATACCGGAGTATGTACTTTCAATCATCAGGGTATTCAAAATACCTACCTAAACAAACCCGGAAGTCTGAATGTTGCCGATATGCTGATTGATACCCATATCTTACCCAGTGCGTTTATGATTCGTCGTCAGGCGCTTCTCGATATTAATCTATTTGATGTAAATTTCCGTTGTAAGCAAGATCAGGAATTAACACTTCGCCTTGCTGTCGCTGGATACCAGGTTGGCTTTATTAATCAGTGCTTAATAAAGCTACGTCGCATGGATCATGGCAACACCACTTCAAGCGGCCATAAGATTATCGCCGGCGCCTGGTTGATGCTACGTAAACATTGGAATTTGTATCGCCAGTACCCTGGCAGCCTGTCTAGATTTGTGTATTATTCGTTGATGACAGCCGGTGGCAAAATGCAGGGTTTGCAGCGTAAAAGCTGTTTCATCCTTGGCAAGACCATGACCTGGGTTTTCCCGGCATTACGTTCAGCAACCAATAGCTAA